Genomic segment of Ruegeria sp. TM1040:
ACCTCCAGCAAGTTCTCGGGCATCCCGATCGCGCTCTCGGCTGTCCTTGATGCCGGTTGCATGGCACTCATGTCATGCATGGTGACGTCCCCAGCGGATGCCCGCCCAAACCCGCTCGTAAATCAGATAGCTCAGGAAGCCGAGCGCGGTATTGATCCCCGCCATCATGCCACCTGCACTCAAGGAGCCGGTGGCGATAAACCCCACCGCCGTCATCGAGATCAGCCCGATCACATTCCACACAATCGCCTTCACGAGGGAGCGCCCGCGCGTTTCCATAGGTCCTCCAATGTTTGCTACACCTGCAAACTAGGCCAACGGCAGACTGTGCAGAATTCTGTATGTGATTAACAAAATTCATCAGATGTGATATTTGTCATCACATGACGGATAAAATCGACAAACGCCTCCGGGCGGTACAGTTTCGGGACCGCCTTGAGCGCGCGCTGCGCGACAGCGGCCTCAGTCAGAGCGCTTTGGCGCGCGCCACCGGTGTGGATCGCTCGACAATTTCGCAGCTCTTGACGGACGATGGCGCGCGCTTGCCCAATGCGCATGTGATCGGCGCCTGCGCAGAGGCATTGGGTGTGTCGGCCGATTGGTTGCTGAGCCTCTCGGAGCGCCCAGAAAGCGCCGCGGAACTGCTGGCCTCCTCTATTGCGATGACTGAAGCGCCACGCGCGCTGGTGGATGAACGGATTTACGAGTGGCATCGCGAGGCCGCCGGCTACAAGATCCGCCATGTGCCCGCGACGCTGCCCGATATGCTCAAGACGCGCGCGGTGCTCGAATGGGAATATGCGCCACACCTGGGGCGCACCGCCGATCAGGCCATCGGCGCTTCCGAGGACCGGCTCACTTGGATGCGGCAGGCCGGGTCAGATTACGAGATCGCGCTGCCCATCTATGAGGTCGACAGCTTTGCCAAAGGGGTAGGCTATTACGAGGGACTATCGGCTGAAATCCGCATCGAGCAGCTTGAGCATCTGGAGCGGCTGACCACGCAGCTATACCCGCGCCTGCGGGTCTATCTCTACGATGCAAAGCGATTATATTCGTCGCCGTTGACGGTGTTTGGGCCGCTCTTATGCGTGTTCTATGCCGGCAGTCACTACATGGCCTTTCGAGATCGCGCGCGGGTAGAAACCTACACCGGTCATTTTGATCGCCTGGTGCGCGAGGCAGACATCACCGCCCGGCAGGTTCCCGGGCGCCTGCGCGCACTGCGCGCACAGATCGGGGTGGCGACGTAGCGCTGCGCCATCCGGGCGGCTGGCGGCACCTGATCCGAGTGACCAAAACGCTCCGTGTTTGACGCCGGTCCTATACCTTCGGATCCGGGTTTTCCGTGTGGCCATCCACCGCAATGACCTGACCGGAGATGCGCCGCGAAGCTTCGGAGCCAAGGAACACCGCCATGTTGGCCACATCCTCAGCCGTGACCCAGGTGCGCATAGACGTGCCCGCGGCATAGCCCTCGTGGACCGCATCGCGGCTCATGCCTTTGAGTGCCGCCTCGCGCGCCAGAACGCCCTCCATGCGCGGCCCCTCGACCGCGCCGGGGCAGATCGCATTGGCGCGGATACCAAAGGGGCCGAGCTCCATCGCGAGGGTTTTCATCAGGCCAATCACAGCCCATTTCGCGGCCGCATAGGGCGCGCGATTGGGATAGCCGTAGATCCCCGCCGTAGACGATGTAAGCACGATGCTGCCCTGCCCGGCCGCTTTCATGAGCGGTGCCGCGTATTTCGCCGCCAGAAAGGCACCCTCGAGGTTGACGCTGACACAGGCGCGCCAGTCCTCCAGCTGGATGTCTTCCACCAAGGCGGTCGGCCCGGCCACGCCAGCATTGGCGCAGAGCACATCAAGCCCGCCTGCCTGCGCAATCTCGGCAAAGAGCGCGCGCATCGCGACCTCGTCGGTGGCATCGACCTGCCGCGCGTTCCACCCGTCGGGCAGCGCGGCCAGGGCGTCGCGATCCACATCGGAAACCCAGACTTCGGCGCCCGTCGCGACAAAGCCCTCTGCCATGGCGCGCCCGATACCGGACGCGCCCGCCGTCACCAGAACGCGCATTAGCGAGGCGCACCGATGGCGCGACCCAGCCCTTCGGGTGCGGGCAACGCCGCATGTGCCTCGGCGAGCTTCACAAGATTGGCCTCGATATGCGCGGCCGGCGGTGCCGAGCGGCGGGTTTTCAGATCCACATGCAAGAGCATATGCTCGCCGGTCGCCAGGAGGCGGTCGCCTTCATACATCTCGTGCCAGAGGTGCATCTTCTTACCCGCGCCCATTATGACCCGCGTTCGGACTTGGACCGGGTGGCCCGCGTGGACCTCGTCGATATGGCGGATATGGGTCTCGGCGGTGAAGTAGCTGCCGCCTGAGGCGATATAGTCGGCGTCACAGCCGATGATCTCCATCAGCCGGTCAGTGGATTGGGCAAAGGCATCCAGATAGCGGCTCTCGGTCATGTGGCCGTTGTAGTCGGTCCAATCGAGCGGCACGACGCGGCTCTGGGTGAGGATGGGCTGCGACAGATCGGCAACGTCCTCCATGCTGCGCGCAAGCCCCGCCTCTGACAGGCGCGCGGCGTCATGAGCATTCTGAAGCGCCCCGGCACCCCAGTTGTTTGCGCCCAGCGCCCGCATCATCCCCACGAGGTTGTCATCGCGGATACGCTCGAGCTCGCGGATGGAATACTGCCCTGACTGTGCGTCCGACTGGCCTGCGATCAGGTCGACCAACGCATCATTATACTCGGGTACATCCATCAGTTTGGTCCAGGGCCAGCTGAGAGCCGGGCCGAACTGCGCCATGAAATGCTTCATGCCCGCCTCGCCGCCCGCAACGCGGTAGGTTTCAAACAGCCCCATCTGCGCCCAGCGGATGCCAAAGCCATAGCGGATCGCGTTGTCGATCTCTTCGGTGGTGGCGATGCCATCTTTTACCAGCCACAGCGCCTCGCGCCAGACCGCCTCAAGGAACCGGTCCGCCACATGAGCGTCGATTTCCTTTTTCAAGTGCAAGGGATACATGCCGATTTCGGTGATGATCGCCTTGGCCTTGGCAATCATCTCGGGCGTGTTCACATCAGTTGTGACCACCTCCACCAGCGGCATGAGGTAGACCGGATTGAAAGGATGCGCCACAACGATCTGTGCGGCGTTGGTGAACCCGTCCTGCAATTGCGAGGGCTTGTAGCCCGAGGTCGACGAACCAATCACCGCGCCCCCGGGCGCATGCGCCTCGAGCTCTGCGTATACTTTCTGTTTCAGATCGAGCCGCTCGGGCACGCTCTCCTGTACCCAGTCGACGCCCTGCACGGTTTCCGCGAGGGTCTCATGATAGCTCAGACTTCCTTCGGGTGGCAGCGCCACATTGCCAAGCCCGGGCAGGCTGCGGCGGGCATTGGCAAGAACATCGCCAATCTTGCGCTCGGCTTCGGGATCCGGGTCAAAGACCCGCACATCCCAGCCATTGAGCAAGAACCGCGCGGCCCAACCGCCGCCGATAACGCCACCGCCAATGATTGCTGCTGTTTTTGTCATATCCCGTTGTCCCTAGTTCTGGGGCACCATCTCCAGGGCCCCGGTGTCATATCCATTCTTGCGCAGGACCGCTTTTGCAGCCTCCAGCTCTGTCGCGCTGATGTTGGGCGTGCGGGCCAGAATCCAGCCCTGCTTGCCTTTTGGCGTGCCGATGACCGCCACCTGATAGTCCGCGTCCACGTCCAGCACCCAGTAGTCCCCCCATGTGAAGGGCAAGAGCCGCAACCAGGAGACAAAGTTCACCTCAAGCTTGCCAGGCCCCGCGACGCGCGCCACGCCTTCGACCGTTTCCAGCGGTCCCGTCACGCCCCCCTTGCGACAGCTGTTCACCACCTTGATGCGATCCTTGGGAAGCGGGCTGTACTCTGCGGTCACCGCCGCACAGCCCTGCTCAAACCGGTTGGGAAACCGCGCGATCTCGTACCAAGTGCCAAGATAGCGCGACAGGTCCAGATCCTCTTGCACGGTCATCGCAACATCGGTGTCGCGATACTCTGCAGCCTGCACCGGTGCCGCGAGTGTAAGAGCAACCAGGGTGGCGGCGAGTGTGGAGCGAAAAGCAACTGCAATCATGATACGGACCTCCGGGGGCAAAATATCTTTCAACTCTAACCCCTGCCCCCGGCTTTCGTTCCCGATTACTTGGTGATCGGGGCGCGTTTCTGCAGGCCAAGCTTCTCGCGCACTTCTGCCGGCGTGATCACACGCGCGCCAAGGTTGGACACGATGGTGCCAGCGCGCTCCACCAGTTGCCAGTTTTCGGCCAGCACGCCCTTGTCGAGATAGAGGTTATCCTCCAGCCCCACGCGCACATTGCCGCCTGCCAGCACTGAGGCCGCCACATAAGCCATCTGATCACGCCCCAGCGAGAACGCCGACCAGTTCCAGTCGTCGGGCACATTGTTGACCATCGCCATAAAAGTATTGAGATCATTGGGCGCCCCCCATGGGACCCCCATGCAGAGCTGCACCAGAGCATCCGATTTCAGCACGCCGTCTTTGACCAGTTGCTTGGCATACCAAAGATGCCCGGTGTCAAAGGCTTCGATCTCGGGCTTCACGCCAAGATCCGTCATCATCTGCCCCATCGCCTGCAACATGCCGGGCGTGTTGGTCATCACATAGTCGGCCTCGGCAAAATTCATGGTGCCGCAATCCAACGTGCAGATCTCCGGCAGGCATTCCGCCACATGCGCCACACGCGCGCTTGCGCCGATCATGTCGGTGCCGTCTTCGGTCACGGGCAGCGGGCGCTCGACCCCGCCAAAGACGATATCGCCCCCCATGCCCGCAGTGAGATTCAACACCACATCGGTATCGCTCTCGCGGATGCGGTCGGTGACCTCGCGATAAAGACCAAGATCCCGCGAGGGCGCGCCGGTTTCTGGGTCGCGCACATGACAATGCACAATCGCGGCCCCTGCCTTGGCGGCGGCAATCGCGCTTTCTGCAATTTCCTTGGGCGAACGAGGCACATGCGGGCTGCGATCCTGCGTTCCCCCAGAGCCGGTCACTGCACAGGTGATAAAGACCTCTCGGTTCATGGAAAGCGGCATTTTGTGTTTTCCCTCTGATGTACAGGGTTGTGCCCCGGGTTATCCCCAGGCTTCTCCCCGGATTCCAATTTGCGCTGATCTGCAGTCTGGCTCAGCCTTGGCAGCAAGAGTTGACGCGAAGCGAATCGAAGTTGATGAAATCCGCAAAAAACATCCTCCAGCCGGAGAACCGCCCCCTCAAGACCGCCGTTCTGGTGATGGATGAGTGTAACACATTGTCCTTTGCCGCAGCAGTCGACCCCATGCGCGCCGCCAATCGGCTGGCGGGGCGGGCGGCTTTTGACTGGGACTATGTCAGCGCCTCAGCCGAGCCGCCGATGCTCACCTCAGGCCTCACCGTGCCGACCACGCCGCTGGCGCGGCTGGATGACTGTGACCTCTTGATTGTCGTTGCCGGCTTTCAACTGGCACGCCATGCCACACCAAGCCTTCTGGCCGGTCTGCGCCGCATTGCGGGCAGTGGCGCCACCATCGCCGGGATCGACGGTGGCCCCTGGCTCATGGCCGAAGCCGGGCTGCTGGACGGCCATGCGGCAACGACCCATTGGGAAGATTTGGAGAATTTCTCGGCCCGCTTCCCCGATATTCACTGTCGCACGGATCGCTTTACCGTCTCTGAGGGGCGCATGACTTCAGGCGGGGCGACGCCGGCAATCGAGATGATGTTGCATATCATCGGCGCGCGTCACGGGCATGGCTTTGCCTCACGAGTGGCAGGTCTCTTCCTTTATGACGGCACCGCCTCGCCCCAGCGCAGCCAGAGCCGCCTTGGTCATCACAAGCACAACGCCCTCACCGCGAAGGCCAACGCCATAATGGAAGCCGCGCTGGATGACCCCAAACCGCTGGCGGAAATCGCCGAGGTGCTCGGCACCAGCCCCCGCAGCCTGCAACAGCAATTCCGCCTGCGCCTCAACACAACGCCACAGGATCACTATCTGCAA
This window contains:
- a CDS encoding DUF2061 domain-containing protein; the encoded protein is METRGRSLVKAIVWNVIGLISMTAVGFIATGSLSAGGMMAGINTALGFLSYLIYERVWAGIRWGRHHA
- a CDS encoding helix-turn-helix domain-containing protein, whose product is MTDKIDKRLRAVQFRDRLERALRDSGLSQSALARATGVDRSTISQLLTDDGARLPNAHVIGACAEALGVSADWLLSLSERPESAAELLASSIAMTEAPRALVDERIYEWHREAAGYKIRHVPATLPDMLKTRAVLEWEYAPHLGRTADQAIGASEDRLTWMRQAGSDYEIALPIYEVDSFAKGVGYYEGLSAEIRIEQLEHLERLTTQLYPRLRVYLYDAKRLYSSPLTVFGPLLCVFYAGSHYMAFRDRARVETYTGHFDRLVREADITARQVPGRLRALRAQIGVAT
- a CDS encoding SDR family oxidoreductase encodes the protein MRVLVTAGASGIGRAMAEGFVATGAEVWVSDVDRDALAALPDGWNARQVDATDEVAMRALFAEIAQAGGLDVLCANAGVAGPTALVEDIQLEDWRACVSVNLEGAFLAAKYAAPLMKAAGQGSIVLTSSTAGIYGYPNRAPYAAAKWAVIGLMKTLAMELGPFGIRANAICPGAVEGPRMEGVLAREAALKGMSRDAVHEGYAAGTSMRTWVTAEDVANMAVFLGSEASRRISGQVIAVDGHTENPDPKV
- a CDS encoding carnitine 3-dehydrogenase, translating into MTKTAAIIGGGVIGGGWAARFLLNGWDVRVFDPDPEAERKIGDVLANARRSLPGLGNVALPPEGSLSYHETLAETVQGVDWVQESVPERLDLKQKVYAELEAHAPGGAVIGSSTSGYKPSQLQDGFTNAAQIVVAHPFNPVYLMPLVEVVTTDVNTPEMIAKAKAIITEIGMYPLHLKKEIDAHVADRFLEAVWREALWLVKDGIATTEEIDNAIRYGFGIRWAQMGLFETYRVAGGEAGMKHFMAQFGPALSWPWTKLMDVPEYNDALVDLIAGQSDAQSGQYSIRELERIRDDNLVGMMRALGANNWGAGALQNAHDAARLSEAGLARSMEDVADLSQPILTQSRVVPLDWTDYNGHMTESRYLDAFAQSTDRLMEIIGCDADYIASGGSYFTAETHIRHIDEVHAGHPVQVRTRVIMGAGKKMHLWHEMYEGDRLLATGEHMLLHVDLKTRRSAPPAAHIEANLVKLAEAHAALPAPEGLGRAIGAPR
- a CDS encoding lipocalin family protein — its product is MIAVAFRSTLAATLVALTLAAPVQAAEYRDTDVAMTVQEDLDLSRYLGTWYEIARFPNRFEQGCAAVTAEYSPLPKDRIKVVNSCRKGGVTGPLETVEGVARVAGPGKLEVNFVSWLRLLPFTWGDYWVLDVDADYQVAVIGTPKGKQGWILARTPNISATELEAAKAVLRKNGYDTGALEMVPQN
- a CDS encoding 3-keto-5-aminohexanoate cleavage protein; protein product: MPLSMNREVFITCAVTGSGGTQDRSPHVPRSPKEIAESAIAAAKAGAAIVHCHVRDPETGAPSRDLGLYREVTDRIRESDTDVVLNLTAGMGGDIVFGGVERPLPVTEDGTDMIGASARVAHVAECLPEICTLDCGTMNFAEADYVMTNTPGMLQAMGQMMTDLGVKPEIEAFDTGHLWYAKQLVKDGVLKSDALVQLCMGVPWGAPNDLNTFMAMVNNVPDDWNWSAFSLGRDQMAYVAASVLAGGNVRVGLEDNLYLDKGVLAENWQLVERAGTIVSNLGARVITPAEVREKLGLQKRAPITK
- a CDS encoding GlxA family transcriptional regulator — translated: MKSAKNILQPENRPLKTAVLVMDECNTLSFAAAVDPMRAANRLAGRAAFDWDYVSASAEPPMLTSGLTVPTTPLARLDDCDLLIVVAGFQLARHATPSLLAGLRRIAGSGATIAGIDGGPWLMAEAGLLDGHAATTHWEDLENFSARFPDIHCRTDRFTVSEGRMTSGGATPAIEMMLHIIGARHGHGFASRVAGLFLYDGTASPQRSQSRLGHHKHNALTAKANAIMEAALDDPKPLAEIAEVLGTSPRSLQQQFRLRLNTTPQDHYLQLRLAEARRLVTDTNLPLMEIAVATGFTSQSTFARAFRTAHGLSARELRQNSAETAFASYPVLKATSHASHSTN